Proteins encoded together in one Telopea speciosissima isolate NSW1024214 ecotype Mountain lineage chromosome 6, Tspe_v1, whole genome shotgun sequence window:
- the LOC122665075 gene encoding transcription factor BIM2, protein MELPQPHPFGTEGKKPTHDFLPLYSHSFQHHQDSKPTSGIYLKTHDFLQPLERAGKNEAGKGENSVENVKTSTVVEKLPSSSTASVENVLPGGIGTYSISHVSNFTQRVVKPERSVCSTERNGEGSKTNSDGSFYSNGGAFTLWGESVVKENGTTTVKDTAGEKHVIKEPGEKLGPWLSERASQSSFIHHNSLSSQSSSKSAGQKNQSFMEMMMMKSARVPHEEEEEDDEEFIVKKDGPSQKGNSTIKIDGKSTTDQKPVTPRSKHSATEQRRRSKINDRFQILRELIPNSDQKRDKASFLLEVIEHIQLLQEKVHKYEQLYPGWNPGPTKLTPWRNSHGPGESMIDHSRAMKNGPGPGLMFAGKFDDHNVAITPIMLPNAQNVVESELSTVAAYRPMDHHPGLANKPVPLPIPMQPNTFTSVGQSGGLAQLPLRPMPDAEDMSTQPQSRLWQNKPCTTTSNTPNEQEDLTVEGGTISISSVYSQGLLNSLTQALQSAGVDLSQASISVQIDLGKRAINRLANMTSSAKDHEEPSGNRAIAHSRVASSGEDSDRVHKRLKRERS, encoded by the exons ATGGAGCTTCCTCAACCGCACCCCTTTGGAACCGAAG GTAAAAAACCGACACATGATTTCCTTCCACTGTACAGTCATTCTTTCCAGCACCACCAAGATTCAAAGCCTACTTCTG ggATTTACCTTAAAACACATGATTTTCTGCAACCACTGGAGAGGGCAGGGAAGAACGAGGCAGGCAAGGGTGAAAACTCAGTGGAGAATGTGAAAACATCAACAGTAGTTGAAAAGCTGCCTTCTTCATCAACTGCGTCGGTGGAGAATGTACTCCCCGGAGGAATTGGCACTTACAGTATAAGTCACGTTTCCAATTTCACTCAACGGGTTGTGAAGCCTGAGAGGAGTGTATGTAGTACAGAGAGAAACGGGGAAGGTAGCAAAACGAACTCTGACGGTAGCTTTTACAGCAACGGAGGAGCATTTACGTTGTGGGGAGAGTctgtggtgaaggaaaacgGAACGACGACAGTGAAGGATACTGCCGGAGAAAAACACGTCATAAAAG AACCGGGGGAGAAGTTGGGCCCTTGGTTGTCGGAGCGGGCTTCGCAGTCCTCTTTCATCCATCACAACAGCTTAAGCTCTCAGTCATCTTCCAA GTCTGCGGGGCAGAAGAATCAGAGCTTcatggagatgatgatgatgaaatctgCCAGGGTACCTcacgaagaggaagaagaagacgatgaggAGTTCATTGTCAAGAAAGACGGTCCCTCCCAAAAAG GGAATTCGACTATAAAAATTGACGGAAAGAGCACCACCGATCAAAAACCTGTCACACCACGATCAAAGCATTCTGCAACAGAGCAGCGTAGGAGGAGCAAGATTAACGACAG ATTTCAGATATTGAGAGAACTTATACCCAATAGTGATCAAAAGAGAGATAAGGCATCTTTCTTATTAGAG GTCATTGAGCACATTCAGCTTTTACAGGAGAAGGTACACAAATACGAACAATTGTATCCAGGATGGAATCCTGGGCCTACAAAATTGACGCCATGG AGAAATAGCCATGGTCCTGGAGAAAGTATGATAGATCATTCACGAGCCATGAAGAATGGTCCTGGTCCGGGTTTAATGTTTGCTGGAAAATTTGATGATCATAATGTCGCGATTACCCCCATCATGCTTCCAAATGCACAGAATGTTGTTGAATCTGAGCTCAGCACTGTTGCTGCCTACAGACCAATGGATCATCACCCTGGCCTGGCAAATAAGCCGGtacccttgcctattcctatgCAGCCAAACACATTCACTTCTGTTGGACAAAGCGGTGGGCTTGCCCAACTGCCATTGAGGCCCATGCCAGATGCAGAAGACATGTCAACTCAGCCCCAATCCCGGTTGTGGCAAAATAAACCATGTACAACCACAAGTAATACACCAAATGAGCAGGAGGATCTGACAGTTGAAGGGGGAACAATTAGCATCTCAAGTGTGTACTCTCAAGG GTTGTTGAATTCTTTAACACAAGCACTTCAGAGCGCAGGTGTGGATTTGTCACAAGCTAGCATCTCAGTGCAGATTGATCTTGGGAAGCGTGCAATTAATAGATTGGCCAATATGACATCCAGTGCTAAG GATCACGAAGAGCCGTCTGGCAATCGAGCAATTGCACATTCTAGGGTTGCAAGCAGCGGTGAGGACTCGGATCGAGTTCATAAGAGGTtaaagagggaaagaagctAG
- the LOC122664787 gene encoding rhamnogalacturonan I rhamnosyltransferase 1-like — MCRLEKSENKSDYEVEKGKERRWPMGFKYPGESKIEKMKSSVIPRSCMKLWMIRATTTLLLWTCVVQLTALGEMWGPRVLKGWPSCFTPSDSPLSVQMSSAPAKIPLPPKRVYKNNGYLMVSCNGGLNQMRSAICDMVAIARYLNVTLIVPELDKTSFWNDPSEFQDIFDVDHFITSLRGEVRILKELPPRLKRRVELGMVHSMPPISWSNISYYLYQILPLIQKYKVVHLNKTDSRLANNGLPIEIQKLRCLVNFSALRFTPQIEELGRRVIKLLRQKGPFLVLHLRYEMDMLAFSGCTQGCNNEEVEELTRMRYAYPWWKEKVINSDLKRKDGLCPLTPEETALILRALGIDRNIQIYIAAGEIYGGERRMASLRAAYPNLVRKETLLESSDLRFFQNHSSQMAALDYLVSLQSDIFVPTYDGNMAKVVEGHRRFLGFKKTILLDRKLLVDLVDQYKDGLLRWEKFSSLVKEVHVNRMGSPTRRVGIPDRPKEEDYFYANPEECLQSVESLSST; from the exons ATGTGCAGATTGGAGAAATCTGAGAACAAATCGGATTACGAGgtggagaaggggaaggagagacgGTGGCCGATGGGCTTCAAGTATCCAGGAGAGAGTAAAATAGAGAAAATGAAGAGTTCCGTGATCCCTCGCTCTTGCATGAAGCTATGGATGATTCGGGCGACTACTACTTTGTTGCTCTGGACTTGCGTTGTTCAATTGACGGCGTTGGGGGAGATGTGGGGGCCGAGGGTTTTGAAGGGTTGGCCATCTTGCTTTACGCCTTCGGATTCTCCATTGTCTGTACAAATGTCTTCAGCTCCTGCAAAAATCCCATTGCCGCCCAAAA GGGTTTATAAGAACAATGGTTATCTGATGGTTTCATGCAATGGAGGACTTAATCAGATGCGGTCAGCG ATATGTGACATGGTTGCAATTGCAAGATATTTGAATGTTACACTTATTGTGCCCGAGTTGGATAAAACCTCCTTCTGGAATGATCCCAG TGAATTCCAGGACATATTTGATGTGGATCATTTCATTACATCCTTAAGAGGTGAGGTTCGAATATTGAAAGAGCTTCCGCCTAGGCTTAAGAGAAGAGTGGAGCTAGGAATGGTACACTCAATGCCACCCATTAGTTGGTCTAATATTTCGTACTATCTGTATCAG ATTCTTCCTCTGATACAAAAGTACAAGGTTGTGCATTTAAACAAAACTGATTCTCGACTTGCTAATAATGGCCTACCCATAGAGATTCAGAAGTTGCGTTGCCTAGTAAATTTCAGTGCTTTGCGATTCACTCCTCAGATAGAGGAGTTGGGTAGAAGAGTTATAAAGCTTCTGAGACAAAAGGGCCCTTTCTTAGTCCTCCATCTCAGATATGAAATGGATATGTTAGCATTCTCTGGCTGTACTCAGGGTTGCAACAATGAGGAGGTAGAGGAGTTGACAAGAATGAG ATATGCTTACCCCTGGTGGAAAGAAAAAGTGATAAACTCTGACCTGAAAAGGAAAGATGGTTTGTGCCCTTTGACCCCCGAGGAAACTGCTCTTATACTGAGAGCATTGGGTATTGATCGCAATATTCAGATTTATATTGCTGCTGGAGAAATATATGGTGGAGAAAGGAGGATGGCGAGTCTCAGAGCAGCATATCCAAATTTG GTCAGGAAAGAGACATTGTTGGAATCTTCGGATCTTAGGTTTTTCCAGAACCACTCCTCTCAGATGGCTGCATTGGACTACCTAGTTTCACTTCAGAGTGATATCTTTGTTCCTACTTACGATGGAAATATGGCAAAAGTTGTTGAAGGCCATCGCAG ATTCTTGGGGTTCAAGAAGACAATTCTATTGGACAGGAAGCTTTTAGTTGATTTGGTAGACCAATACAAGGATGGATTACTGAGGTGGGAGAAATTCTCTTCTTTAGTAAAAGAAGTTCATGTAAATCGCATGGGTAGCCCAACTAGAAGAGTTGGGATTCCTGATAGACCCAAAGAAGAGGATTATTTCTATGCAAATCCAGAAGAGTGTTTGCAAAGTGTTGAATCATTGAGTAGCACCTGA